The Paenibacillus swuensis genome contains the following window.
TGAGCCGCTAGATCCGGAGGTGTAATCGCAGCTTGATACGTACAGAAGAATTGCTATTGAACGTCGGCCCCCAACATCCGAGCACACACGGTGTATTCCGGATTGTCGTTCAGCTTGACGGTGAGATCATCACAGCGGCCGACCCGGTCATGGGCTATCTGCACAGGGGAACGGAGAAGCTAGCCGAGAACTTGAGTTATACACAGATTATTCCGTATACGGATCGAATGGATTATGTGTCCGCCATGACGAACAATTATGTTCTGGTTCATGCAGTAGAGACGTTGATGGGTCTGGAAATCCCGGAACGAGCCGAGTACATGCGGTTGATCGTGATGGAATTGCAAAGGATCGCCAGCCACCTCGTCTGGTGGGGAACCTACTTGTTGGATATCGGGGCAATGAGCCCGTTCTTGTTCGCCTTTCGAGACAGGGAGATCATCATAGACTTGTTCAATGAACTCTGCGGGGCCCGGTTAACCTACAACTACATGCGTGTAGGCGGCGTGAAATGGGACGCGCCTGAAGGATGGCTCGAGAAGGTGAGGGACTTTATCCCTTACATGCGGGAGAAGCTGGAAGAATACAACAACCTGGTCAGCGGCAACGAGATTTTTCTGGCCCGGATCAAGGGAGTTGGCGCCTATGACGCGCAGACAGCCATTGATTACGGCTTGAGCGGAGCGAATCTTCGCTGCACCGGTGTGAAATGGGATGTGCGGAAGGACCAGCCTTACAGCATTTACGATCGGTTTGAATTCGACGTGCCGACAGGCGTCAACGGAGATTGCTACGACCGCTACCTCATCCGGCTGGAAGAGGTTCGTCAAAGCCTGCGCATTCTGGAGCAAGCGCTGGAGCAGATGCCTTCTTCAGGCGAGACGATGGGGAAAGTCCCGCGTGTCGTCCGCCCGCCCGCAGGAGAAGTCTATGCGCGCATTGAATCTCCCAGAGGGGAGATCGGCTGTCATATCGTCTCCAGGGGCAAGCAAGAGCCTTACAGGCTCAAGTTCCGCCGTCCCTCCTTCGTAAACCTGCAAATTCTGCCCAAGCTGCTGGTCGGTGAGACGATGACGAATTTAATTACCATTCTGGGCGGGATTGATATCGTCGTAGGCGAGGTGGACTGCTGATGATGAACGAGTTGCTACAGGGGCCGATGACATGGACGGTTTTCCTGCAATTGTTCCTGCTTAGCGCGTGCATGCTGGGTATAGTGCTCTTCTTTGTAACCTACGCCATCTATTTTGAACGCAAAATTCTGGGTTGGATGCAATTCCGCATTGGACCCAACCGTGTAGGCCCGCTCGGGCTGTTACAGTCGGTGGCCGATATCGCCAAACTCTTGATGAAAGAAGACACCGTGCCCAAGAAAGCGGACCGGTTCCTGTTCACGATCGCCCCGGCCATCGCGTTCATTCCGTCCTTCTCAATACTGGCTACGATACCGTATACGGAGACGCTTCATTTTGCTAATCTGGATGCGGGTGTACTCTATTATGTGGCGCTTTCGGGAATTTCAACAATCGGGATTGTAATTGCGGGCTGGGCGTCCAACAATAAATACTCCCTGCTCGGAGGCATGCGTTCCGCGGCCCAAATGATCAGCTACGAGGTCCCGCTGGTTATCTCAGTTACGGGTGTGATAATGCTGAGCGGCAGTAT
Protein-coding sequences here:
- a CDS encoding NADH-quinone oxidoreductase subunit D, with the protein product MIRTEELLLNVGPQHPSTHGVFRIVVQLDGEIITAADPVMGYLHRGTEKLAENLSYTQIIPYTDRMDYVSAMTNNYVLVHAVETLMGLEIPERAEYMRLIVMELQRIASHLVWWGTYLLDIGAMSPFLFAFRDREIIIDLFNELCGARLTYNYMRVGGVKWDAPEGWLEKVRDFIPYMREKLEEYNNLVSGNEIFLARIKGVGAYDAQTAIDYGLSGANLRCTGVKWDVRKDQPYSIYDRFEFDVPTGVNGDCYDRYLIRLEEVRQSLRILEQALEQMPSSGETMGKVPRVVRPPAGEVYARIESPRGEIGCHIVSRGKQEPYRLKFRRPSFVNLQILPKLLVGETMTNLITILGGIDIVVGEVDC
- the nuoH gene encoding NADH-quinone oxidoreductase subunit NuoH encodes the protein MNELLQGPMTWTVFLQLFLLSACMLGIVLFFVTYAIYFERKILGWMQFRIGPNRVGPLGLLQSVADIAKLLMKEDTVPKKADRFLFTIAPAIAFIPSFSILATIPYTETLHFANLDAGVLYYVALSGISTIGIVIAGWASNNKYSLLGGMRSAAQMISYEVPLVISVTGVIMLSGSMNLMTVVQQQGDNFWQWNVLPQIIGFAVFVVAGISELNRTPFDLPEAESELVAGYHVEYSGFRFAFFMLAEYVYVFAISALTTLLFLGGWQAPLAFLDFIPGLIWFLLKFAAIVFFLIWLRGTLPRIRVDQLMSMGWKVLLPLSLLNIFVTAVYMELFIK